From Hymenobacter sedentarius, a single genomic window includes:
- a CDS encoding outer membrane beta-barrel protein, giving the protein MYSLGLRKDLWKGKGDLTLNADNPFSSYVKLTNDFDTGQSVSTNTTYVYNRGVRAAFSYRFGKLENKPSRPKRSIRNDDQKAGDSGNGQGGN; this is encoded by the coding sequence ATGTACTCCCTGGGCCTGCGCAAAGACCTCTGGAAAGGCAAAGGCGACCTGACCCTGAACGCCGACAACCCCTTCAGCTCCTACGTGAAGCTGACCAACGACTTTGACACCGGCCAGTCGGTCTCGACCAACACCACCTACGTGTACAACCGCGGCGTGCGGGCCGCCTTCAGCTACCGGTTTGGCAAGCTGGAAAACAAGCCCAGCCGCCCCAAGCGCAGCATCCGCAACGACGACCAGAAAGCCGGCGACAGCGGCAACGGCCAGGGCGGCAACTAA